DNA from bacterium:
TGAAGCAGAACTTGTTATAGTTATAGGTAAGAAAGCAAAACATATATCTAAAAATGAAGTAAAGAACTATATACTTGGGTACACTTGTGGTAACGATGTTAGTGCAAGAGATTGCCAGAAAAAATTGGATAAACAGTGGGCAAGAGGAAAATCTTTTGACACTTTTGCACCAATAGGTCCTTATATTGTAACAGATATTGAGCCAGATAATCTTGAAATAGAGACAAGGTTGAACGGTAAAGTTATGCAAAAATCTAACACATCAGAATTGATTTTTGATATTCCAGAAATAGTTTCATATCTTTCACGCCAGATGACCCTTCTGCCGGGAACCCTAATAATGACAGGCACCCCTTCTGGAGTGGGGGTTGCAAGAACACCGCAGGTTTTTTTAAGGCAAGGCGATATCGTTGAGGTAGATATAAAAGGTGTAGGTATACTTGAAAATAAGGTTGAGTTAGAAAAATAAATGTCCCCTACCTTTTTTTAATGGTAATATAATGGGAACAACATACATAATGTTTAAAGGTTGCGCTAAAAAATGATGAGAAACTAAAAAGAAAGGAGGAGAAATGTGTAACAATACTAAATGTTTTAAAAGAATTCAAAAGAATTTCGTACACCTTCTTATACTATTTTTTATATGCTTTTCTTCGATAGGTATGGGGAGTAACAAAATGCTAAAAATAGAATTTTCAAATCTTGCCCAAGTCCTTTTATGGGACGAAACTCCAACTGCATTCAGTAGCGGTGGCTTGAAAATTTATACAGGTAAAGAAAAGATTGATTCTGGAGAGAGATGGCTGGATATACTGGTAAAATTTAATACGGAAATCAATCCCCTCGACAAGACTAATCTTATTGTAAAGGTAAGAGATATTTCAGAGAAACCTTTGTTGGAAGTAAAAAACTCAGTATCTGCTCCAAGCGCACTTGTAAGGTTGGATATAAGGTCTTTGAAAATTGATGGAGCATTCCTTCATATTGAGTGGCGAGGTGCAAACAATAAACTTCTTGGGGTGAGCGAAGTTTGGGTTTCATCAGAACCTATAAAACCACTGGCTTCAACTACAAAAATACCTGTTAAATTAGATATCCCTGACGGTATAAACTCTGTTGAAAAATATCCTGTAACCTTTGGGTTACCTTTACCTCGTGGTGCTGCGTGGGATGAGGCAGGTTTTAAGGTGGTTGATTTAAAAGGTAAGGAAATACCTTCACAGTTTGAAGTCGCGGGTAGGTGGGCAGAAGAAGGTTCTATTAAATGGTTGTGGGTTGATACTCTTGTTTCCGGTAAAACAGGTGACCAGGTATTTGTAGAACCAGCAAAAGATAAATCTTCAACTCTTTTGTCGCCCACTTTAAAGGTTGAAAAGGATAAAGAAGAGTATCGTGTTAACACAGGTGTAGCAGAATATGTTGTTGGTAAAGACGGAGCACTATTGAAAGAGATACGTCTGAACGGAAAAGTTATTGCAAAAGAAGGAAAATTTCGAGGACTTTACCTAATTGACCAGAAAAACAGGTTGTCTAAAGCTTCTGCGAAAGATTCTATAATAAAACTTGAATCCAAAGGACCTGTCTCTTCAGTAATAAAAATAGAAGGCGTTTATAGAACAGCAGAAGGAGAAGAGACAGCCAGACATATTACAAGATTTAAGTTTTCTGCTGGCAGGCCAGAAACAGAACTTGTACATACCTTGTTACTAACAAGAGATACAAATGAAATTTGGTTTAAAGATGTAGGATGGGAGTTTGAGGTTTTGCCGGGTACCAACCCCAATGCTCTCCTTGGATTATTTTCAGAAAAAGACGAATACTCAGTCGGAAAAGTTGATTATGAACCGGGCGGTTCAGGGGGCGCTTCAAACCCAAAAACTGAAAGACAAAAAATAGAAAAAAAAGATATAGAGAAGAAATTTTCCGTATCACTATCAGGTAAAGAAATAGTAAGTGTACTCCAAAAAGAAGGGGTTTCTCTCGGTTTAAAACCTTTAAATATTCCAAGATGGAACAGAGAAAAAAATTATGTTAGTGCGTGGTATCCTCAATTGCACGGTAAAGATAGTTTTGAAGTTACCGAAAAAAATAGTGGTAAATCTCTTTTAAAAGGAGACAAGATAGGTGATTGGACAGCTCTTGTTGGCACCAACGGCGGATTTTTGTTATCCTGCAAAGATACCGCTTCTCAACATCCTAAAGAGATTGAAATAGCTGGTGATAGATTGAATTTTAAGTTGTTCAGTTCACAGTCGGGTAAAGAACTCGATTTTAGGATGGAATCTTTAATGAAAAATTGGAGGATGTTACCAATAGAAAAAGTGGAATCTTATAAGGAAATTCCGCATGAACGTCTTGAAAAATATCTTACCTTTATTGCGAAACATAAAAGTAACGCAATAGGATGGGCAAAAACTCATAGCATACTTATATCTCCTATCGGTAGTAATAACAACCCATCAGAGATGAGTTTTCTTCACTCAAAAGAGGTTTTTGCTCATATCGACCCTTTTTGGATAAGAGAAACTAAGGCGTTGGGTCCATTTTATCCGAGAGATAGAGAAAAATATCCAAACGAAGAGAACCTTATAAACAACCTGTTCTGGGGCAAAGTAGTTAATGGTTTAGGCGGACCTGTTGGAGGGTTTATAGATTATAACGCTGGCCCTCATTGGATTATCCATTCTTGGCGTAGTGGAAGTTATACAATACGTTCAGATAGTTGGTACCTATATGCACGTTCATCTGACCGTTGGATAAGAGAGTTTGCGCAAGGAGCAAATAGGGCTTTTTTAGATAACAATATCGCTCATTGGAAATCTTCTAACAAAATCCCTGGACTTCTCCTGGGCGGTTCAGGAGGTCCTGGAACTCTTTCAGAAAGAACCCGCAAAGCCGATTTACCTTTATATTGGGAGACGGAGGCAGACAACTACGAAGAGGCGACAGTTGTGAACTACGACCAACTACTTCTTGATTATTATATTACTGGTTCAAGGCGAGCTGGAGATATAATGTCAAATTTTGCTCAAGCAATAAAAGAGAACCTAACAGTTTCTAAGAACCATTGGCGTGTTATTCTTGCTGTTAGACATATCGCTCAGGCGTATGAGTTTAGTTGGGACCCAAGACTAAAAGAGTTGATATATGAGATAATAGACCAGCATATTTATGACCCAGAAAGCCCAGTTCTTTTGAGTAAAGCTCGCCCTCATAGAAGTTCTACATATAAAATGGAGACAGACGGAGATGTTTTTGTAGAACTATATAACCTTTTTGGGGATAGATTGTTCTACAATATGGCTAAAGCAATTGCTGAATACAACTGGGATAAAGAGGCAATCAACCCTCCAAAAGCTCCTCATCAAAATCGCTCAACTGGAATAATGGGGTACTTCTTATGGGAAGAGACAAGGTTGCCTTCTGTTGTAGCAAGGTTTGATTATGGGAGACGTCGGCTTGTTGGTGACCGGCTAACAAACGTTGCTGAAGGGAAAATGAGGTTGACCTGTGTCTCTCAGATACCAAGATATTTTAAAGGGTTACCTATGGCTATGGATGTTCTTGAACGAACAAAAGATGATGAAAAATCTTCTTATATATCTTTTGGGGTTGATACACCTTCCATAAAAGTATTCTTTAAAAAACCAGGCGAAATAAAATCTCCCGGGCATTATGCACCTATGGGAAAAGATGAAACATCTACAGAGATTATTCTTAAAAAAGAAGAGAGTGCATCTGTTGAACATTTTAAAGGTAGAGAAGAAAACGGTATAAAAAAACCTTGGGTGATAGGCAACTCGGTTATTTTAAAACCCCATACAGTCTTAAGGTATATATGGATGGGGCACGACCTACATTCAATTGAAGAGAAGAGTTTTGGTGTAACAAAAGTACGTATTCCAAAAGATGCTCCCGGTGGTGATTATGAACTTGAAATTGTAAATAGTGGTGAGTACTCAATATTTACAGATAAACATATTCCTCTTGCTCTTTATGCGCCTGAAGGTTGGAAACCTCCTATAATGAATCCACCTGCAAAAGTATTCTTTAATGTTCCAGAAGGAACTGAGAAAGGTAGAATATTTTTTGAGAGAGAAACAAACCTATTTACGCCTGCGGGAGAATTGTATGAAAAAGGTGTAGAAGCGTTTGGATGGGTAGAGATACCTAAAGATAAACCAGGTCTATGGAGTTTTGAAAGTATTAACCCCGGTAAAGTAAAAGTAGAAAATATGCCTACATTCTTTTCTATGGAGAGCCCTGATTTTTATATGGAACACAAACAATAATGTATAGGATAAAGACATAAAAGAAAGGCGTATGGGGGGGTATGCTTTTGTTTTTATACGTTACTTTCCCATTCCGTCTTTTGCGAGCCGTTTTTTGGCGTGGCAATCTCGCCGTTAGGCGGAAAAGGAATGCACCTCTCTTGCCTTCTCCCCTTGGAGTGTTTGGAGTAGTAAGTCCCCAAGGGGTTGCAGAGAGTTTAATGGGATGAGGTTTATCCGCCGAAGCCAACCTACGCTAAAAGACAAGCTTCGGTAGGTATACCTTGGCGTAGGTGGAGGGGCTTTATGCTTTTGTTTTTATACGTTACTTCCCCATTCCGTCTTTGCGAGCGCCTATTAGCGTGGCAATCTCGCCGAAGGCGGAAAAGGAATGCACCTCTCTTGCCCTCTACCCTTGAGGGAGAGGGATTAAGGGTGAGGGGTGTAGTTAGCAGGCTAAGAAAAAACGAAAGACGTAAGGATAAAAAATTAGACTCCCCATTCATGTCATTCCGGACTTGATCCGGAATCTCGTTTTTTTACGTTGTGCCTTTTACCAGCGTGGATTAAGTTAGAGATCCTGAAACAAGTTCAGGATGACAAAATTGGGTGTTTGGGCATAAAATGGGCGATTAGAAGAACAAAAGGGTGAACCTTTTGTTAACAGCCCCCCCATTCCGTCTTCTGCTCAATCTTCACTACCAAAATACTCGTTCAAAACTATCTGCTTTTTGTTAGCATCAAGGTTAACCCATTGTTGCATAGGGATTGGCACCAATACTGTTTTTACATCATCTTTTAATATTGTTGCTTGTTTTTTCTGTTTCCCTAATAGATTATTATAATATTTAAAAGCTACCTGAATATGAGGAAAATCTTTATCGTGTCTAAACGGTGTTAAGTACTGAAAAATAGGAGCTTTTGTTAGCGCTAACCCTGCAACAATAATAACAATAATAGTTATATAAAACTTTGAATTTTTAAATACAGATTTACCTCTATCTTGTTGGCTACTTTGGCTGTAACTGTACGAAGGTCGACTTACAGGGGGCGTATAGGTTGGTTCAGGAGGTATAGTCTCTTCTTCGACTTCTGTTTGTTGCTCTCGTTTTTTCTCTTCTTTCAGTTTTGCTTTTTCGTAATCTTCTATTTTATCATATACCTTTGGCGCACCCGATGAAGTAACTTCAAGTTCTGATTCAAGTTTTTTTATATTATCTTCAAGAGTCCCCTTCTTGTTTATTGTAAATCTTTCCTTCCTATCTCGTAGCCGTTCCTTTTGCATTATTATTTCTCCCCTCTCTTTGGTTAATAAAACTATTATCCTACAAAAATAATGTTTTGTCAAAAAAGAGAAAAAATGGAATAAAGGTAAAGAAAATGGTATAATGTTTAGATTGTTATAATGTTTTAAAACAAGATTCAGAAGAGAAAAAATGGAACAATTTGTTACTATAAAAAGCGGTAGATATAATTTAGTAGGTATTTTAACTACACCAAATAATCAGACAGTACCCTGTCCATTGGTAATTATGTGCCACGGTTTTACAGGCACTAAATCAGAGAGCCATTTTATATTTACCAAAACTGCAAGGTTTTTAGTTAAAAAAAATATATCTTCACTACGTTTTGATTTTATGGGCTCAGGAGATAGCGAAGGTAGTTTTGAAAAGATGACTTTGAAAACACAAATCAAAGATGGAGAAAACGTTGTCAAATTTCTTTCTTCCAAAAATCTTTTTGACCCTAAAAAAATAGGCGCGCTTGGACTATCTATGGGAGCAGTTATTTCTACTCATCTTGCCACATTATTCAATTTAAAATCTCAGGTTCTATGGTCGCCCTTAGCTTTTCCTGGAACCGTTGCAGATAGAGTAGAATTAACTCCAGAAACTAAAAAAA
Protein-coding regions in this window:
- a CDS encoding fumarylacetoacetate hydrolase family protein → MKYVRIISEATEQQGNYGILEDDLITIIEGTPLSEKIVRTDKTVNIKDVKVFLPPINAPSIIALGLNYILHAKESDFSIPTAPVIFIKAITSLTGHKQPILLPKEAPDFVDYEAELVIVIGKKAKHISKNEVKNYILGYTCGNDVSARDCQKKLDKQWARGKSFDTFAPIGPYIVTDIEPDNLEIETRLNGKVMQKSNTSELIFDIPEIVSYLSRQMTLLPGTLIMTGTPSGVGVARTPQVFLRQGDIVEVDIKGVGILENKVELEK
- a CDS encoding alpha/beta hydrolase, yielding MEQFVTIKSGRYNLVGILTTPNNQTVPCPLVIMCHGFTGTKSESHFIFTKTARFLVKKNISSLRFDFMGSGDSEGSFEKMTLKTQIKDGENVVKFLSSKNLFDPKKIGALGLSMGAVISTHLATLFNLKSQVLWSPLAFPGTVADRVELTPETKKNLLTKGKAYFPDKGLYIGNEFLKSTKQINPLENAKDYKNNVLIIHTKDDQVLTMEHPLAYFKYFHKKALMPQLLVLDEGGHTFKSEFSEKTVIEETASFFVDTLF